The Osmia bicornis bicornis chromosome 12, iOsmBic2.1, whole genome shotgun sequence genome includes a region encoding these proteins:
- the LOC114880622 gene encoding monocarboxylate transporter 12, with protein sequence MSLPREWSLQDSIERDAVACATASQEMVGTTVIDENMNQQNQLGSLLSIHSAPVFDLSNGMPSPKRPASLAVQATATSTPIVPPHLQSPETIEDEDNDNLLTISSLTARPLIAKSRELRSTKSSASKKKKPKRNETKKPRNITYVPLDGGYGWIIVCGAFFVQFWVAGLVKSYGVLYVEVMETFKDSSASVASWIPAILSCLCLALAPVTSMLCQKYSCRAVVFVGGLFCALGLTLSYFATRLIHLFFTFGILTGIGGGLSTTPGIILVSQYFDKHRALANGICVSGTAAGSFVFPLLIETLVKNFGFHGTILLLGGCMLHVCVSATLYRPLENNYAPEDVVTADKLDKVEPTAKELETAKQQKLDVIFADSTTKHNLLNELFHQNNVVAVELTDSDEEKDVMGEALRLKPMSKIRSSSILHSVEDLSTDSTCVYKARSSLRSLRSSVTAVCPVPQNEPQVPEEKKTVMQRIARYIDLSLLKNPQFIMMCFSVSLMSTGSPYMLYYLPAYVHAAGYTKSEAGYLVAISAALDLCGRLGLGWLSDLQLFDRRKGYIGSVVGAGVAVLAIPMAHSFYVLACSVGMYGLCLGCWFLLVPVLLADQYGTDKISSTYGLVRMFQSVGAISIPPLAGYLRDVTGSYNVCFLCMGTCMVMGGLPLLLVFNEVTKSSKMTVNAENSNCQGETTVKE encoded by the exons ATGTCGTTACCACGAGAATGGAGCTTGCAGGATTCGATTGAGCGTGACGCTGTCGCCTGTGCGACAGCGTCGCAGGAGATGGTCGGCACGACCGTCATCGACGAGAATATGAATCAACAGAATCAGCTGGGCTCCCTATTGTCGATACACTCGGCGCCTGTCTTCGATCTGAGCAACGGCATGCCATCGCCGAAGAGGCCAGCATCGTTGGCCGTCCAGGCGACGGCAACCTCGACACCTATTGTGCCACCTCACCTTCAGAGCCCGGAGACGATCGAGGACGAGGACAACGATAATCTCCTAACGATATCGAGTCTCACCGCTAGGCCATTGATAGCAAAGTCTCGGGAGCTTCGCTCGACGAAAAGCTCCGcatcgaagaagaagaaaccgaAGAGAAACGAGACGAAGAAGCCGAGGAACATCACCTACGTTCCTTTGGACGGTGGCTACGGATGGATCATCGTTTGCGGAGCGTTTTTCGTACAGTTTTGGGTGGCCGGATTGGTGAAATCCTACGGAGTGTTGTACGTTGAGGTGATGGAAACGTTCAAGGACTCCTCGGCGTCGGTCGCTTCCTGGATACCGGCTATTTTGTCTTGTCTTTGCTTAGCGCTTG CTCCAGTGACGAGTATGCTGTGCCAGAAATACAGCTGTCGAGCGGTCGTCTTCGTAGGAGGATTGTTCTGTGCTTTAGGACTGACCTTAAGTTATTTCGCCACGAGATTGATACATCTCTTTTTTACATTTGGAATTTTAACAG GCATCGGTGGTGGATTGTCAACGACGCCAGGTATCATCCTCGTCTCCCAGTATTTCGACAAGCATCGCGCCCTGGCGAACGGGATATGCGTGTCCGGTACAGCAGCGGGTAGCTTCGTATTTCCGCTTCTGATCGAGACTCTGGTGAAGAATTTCGGTTTCCACGGGACTATCCTCCTACTGGGTGGCTGCATGCTGCACGTGTGCGTGAGCGCTACCCTCTACCGACCGTTGGAGAACAATTACGCCCCCGAGGATGTCGTTACGGCGGATAAATTAGATAAGGTCGAGCCAACGGCAAAGGAATTAGAAACGGCGAAGCAACAGAAATTAGACGTAATATTCGCCGACTCGACTACAAAGCATAATCTGTTGAACGAATTGTTTCATCAGAACAATGTAGTGGCGGTGGAGCTGACCGACAGCGACGAAGAGAAGGACGTGATGGGGGAGGCTCTAAGGCTGAAACCGATGTCGAAGATACGTAGCTCGAGTATACTTCACAGCGTCGAGGATCTGTCGACCGACTCCACCTGCGTGTACAAGGCGAGATCGTCGTTGAGATCGTTGAGATCGTCGGTAACCGCCGTATGTCCAGTTCCTCAGAACGAACCACAAGTGCCGGAGGAAAAGAAGACTGTCATGCAAAGGATAGCGCGATACATTGACCTGTCGCTATTGAAAAATCCTCAGTTTATCATGATGTGCTTCTCCGTCAGTCTCATGTCCACCGGAAGCCCGTACATGCTTTATTATCTGCCAGCTTATGTTCACGCGGCTGGTTACACGAAATCGGAAGCTGGATACTTAGTTGCCATTTCAGCGGCGCTTGATCTATGCGGGAGATTAGGACTTGGATGGCTTTCAGACTTGCAGCTGTTCGATCGACGGAAAGGATACATTGGAAG cGTCGTAGGTGCTGGTGTAGCAGTACTGGCAATACCAATGGCCCATTCGTTCTATGTACTGGCATGCTCCGTGGGTATGTACGGATTATGCCTGGGCTGTTGGTTTCTCTTGGTACCCGTCCTTCTCGCAGACCAATACGGAACTGATAAAATATCCTCTACTTACGGTCTTGTCAGGATGTTCCAGAGTGTCGGAGCTATTTCTATTCCGCCTTTAGCAG GCTACCTGCGTGATGTAACTGGAAGTTACAATGTATGTTTTCTCTGTATGGGAACGTGCATGGTCATGGGTGGTCTACCTTTGCTCCTGGTTTTTAACGAAGTAACCAAGTCATCGAAGATGACCGTTAATGCTGAGAACAGTAACTGTCAAGGAGAGACGACTGTGAAAGAATAA
- the LOC114880629 gene encoding UPF0547 protein C16orf87-like: protein MAKTKTISKVCPKCEQQVPVACKACPCGHSFFNARRNSIKSPPSPDNGVMKTRQTNRPKQKPNYYDSLEYDKQSKKSAKIRKATDAASDIDCRQLNKKKKRKAKTKGKNGCNNGIADDDDEVQGINGLSPEKQLTCSLILQELNNKMRVVAWKPT from the exons ATGGCTAAGACTAAAACGATTAGTAAAGTATGCCCAAAATGTGAACAGCAG GTACCTGTCGCCTGCAAAGCATGCCCGTGCGGACATTCGTTTTTCAATGCAAGACGTAATTCGATTAAAAGTCCTCCTAGTCCTGACAATGGAGTAATGAAAACTAGACAAACTAATCGACCCAAACAGAAACCAAATTATTATGATTCATTAGAATATGATAAACAGTCAAAGAAAAGTGCGAAA ATAAGAAAAGCAACAGATGCTGCTAGTGACATAGACTGCAGACaattaaataagaagaagaaaagaaaagcaaagACTAAAGGTAAAAATGGATGTAATAACGGAATAGCAGATGATGACGATGAAGTGCAAGGTATCAATGGTTTATCACCAGAGAAACAGCTCACATGCTCCTTAATACTACAggaattaaataacaaaatgagAGTTGTTGCCTGGAAACCTACATAA
- the LOC114880625 gene encoding NEDD4-binding protein 1-like isoform X1 has translation MNTLNNSVIICDTPKKLPKKKVSLGTRKEQKGVKKTFYESPLKHIQLSSKRWKQIQAQRKLMKDAKQIINNKKNSSLLIKEASFQDSIIILSDNESESSNQNDQSNCTKKRKRTKTQEILVQDDQNSQCSHDSNKSMCQSETEIEKCPKRRKKNSVLSDPNATCLLLSDTEDSEIVSVDLDNENIAPASGSLNQSSDDIVVVWSSKKSSPLSTNYSGGEKPLTEEENKIFMVDCCPNPENLSLLECNQESTSNECEENTEVKKDKGTEDNEDTSDEEQDPKYLPFSKKGLRLPKAHNISKTLKIKRPKRKSAFLQYRRMMARFSNKRIPVTCTQTASKLVGDEPFQIITGVKVTKFQPPRFEQPRFEPPRFELSNFEPPRVEPPRIEPPRVEPSTDELFGLNPSRVEPASSNSSEKLRDESASSNSSKKLREIIIDGNNVAMAYKNNRMFCEEGIMLVMDYFQRRGHDVKVFIPQYRRSRTNLSLEKLYKEGVVIFTPSRKIGGRSIVPYDDRFILEYATVSGGIVISSDQYRDLYREKPEWRDTIENRLLAPTFVGNYVMFPEDPLGRNGPNLDEFLRH, from the exons ATGAatactttaaataattctgTTATAATTTGCGATACACCTAAAAAATTACCTAAGAAGAAAGTTTCATTGGGAACAAGAAAGGAACAGAAGGGTGTGAAAAAGACTTTTTATGAAAGTCCTTTGAAACATATTCAATTAAG CAGCAAAAGATGGAAACAAATACAGGCACaacgaaaattaatgaaagatGCTAAACaaattatcaataataaaaagaattcttCCTTGTTAATAAAAGAGGCATCTTTCCAAGATAGCATAATTATTTTAAGTGATAATGAAAGTGAATCAAGCAATCAAAATGATCAAAGTAACTgtacaaagaaaagaaagagaacaaAAACTCAGGAAATATTGGTACAAGATGATCAAAATTCTCAATGTTCACATGATTCAAATAAGTCTATGTGTCAAAGTGAaactgaaatagaaaaatgtccaaaaagaagaaaaaaaaattctgtatTATCTGATCCTAACGCAACTTGTCTTTTGTTATCAGATACAGAAGATTCTGAAATTGTATCTGTTGATTTAGATAATGAGAATATAG cACCAGCTTCAGGTTCTTTGAATCAGAGTTCAGATGATATTGTTGTAGTATGGTCATCTAAAAAATCATCTCCATTGTCTACAAATTATTCAGGTGGTGAAAAACCTTTGactgaagaagaaaataaaatttttatggTAGATTGTTGTCCAAATCCGGAAAACCTTAGTTTGTTAGAGTGCAATCAAGAATCAACATCTAATGAATGCGAAGAAAATACTGAAGTAAAAAAAGATAAAGGTACTGAAGATAATGAAGACACAAGCGATGAAGAACAGGATCCTAAGTATCTACCATTCAGTAAAAAGGGACTAAGATTGCCTAAAGCTCATAATATAAGTAAAACGCTTAAAATAAAGAgaccaaaaagaaaaagtgcATTTCTACAATATAGAAGAATGATGGCAAGATTCTCTAATAAAAGAATTCCAGTTACATGCACGCAAACAGCGTCTAAGTTAGTCGGTGATGAACCCTTTCAAATTATAACTGGTGTTAAAGTAACCAAATTTCAACCTCCTAGATTTGAACAACCTAGATTTGAACCACCTAGATTTGAACTATCTAACTTTGAACCACCTAGAGTTGAACCACCTAGAATCGAACCACCTAGAGTTGAACCATCTACAGATGAACTATTTGGACTTAACCCATCTAGAGTCGAACCAGCTAGCTCGAATTCGTCTGAAAAATTAAGAGACGAATCAGCTAGCTCGAATTCATCTAAAAAATTAAGGGAGATAATTATTGATGGCAACAATGTAGCTATGGC gtacaaaaataatagaatGTTTTGTGAAGAAGGAATAATGTTAGTTATGGATTATTTTCAACGACGAGGTCATGATGTAAAGGTATTTATACCCCAATACAGAAGGTCACGGACCAATCTATcacttgaaaaattatataaagaaGGGGTAGTAATTTTCACACCAAGTCGTAAAATCGGTGGCAGATCGATCGTTCCTTACGACGATAG GTTTATATTAGAGTATGCCACAGTAAGCGGAGGTATTGTTATTTCTTCGGATCAATATAGGGATTTATATCGAGAAAAACCGGAATGGCGCGATACAATCGAAAATAGATTGTTGGCACCAACATTTGTTGGAAATTATGTTATGTTTCCTGAAGATCCATTAGGCCGAAATGGCCCTAATCTCGATGAATTTTTAAGACATTAA
- the LOC114880625 gene encoding NEDD4-binding protein 1-like isoform X2 — protein sequence MNTLNNSVIICDTPKKLPKKKVSLGTRKEQKGVKKTFYESPLKHIQLSKRWKQIQAQRKLMKDAKQIINNKKNSSLLIKEASFQDSIIILSDNESESSNQNDQSNCTKKRKRTKTQEILVQDDQNSQCSHDSNKSMCQSETEIEKCPKRRKKNSVLSDPNATCLLLSDTEDSEIVSVDLDNENIAPASGSLNQSSDDIVVVWSSKKSSPLSTNYSGGEKPLTEEENKIFMVDCCPNPENLSLLECNQESTSNECEENTEVKKDKGTEDNEDTSDEEQDPKYLPFSKKGLRLPKAHNISKTLKIKRPKRKSAFLQYRRMMARFSNKRIPVTCTQTASKLVGDEPFQIITGVKVTKFQPPRFEQPRFEPPRFELSNFEPPRVEPPRIEPPRVEPSTDELFGLNPSRVEPASSNSSEKLRDESASSNSSKKLREIIIDGNNVAMAYKNNRMFCEEGIMLVMDYFQRRGHDVKVFIPQYRRSRTNLSLEKLYKEGVVIFTPSRKIGGRSIVPYDDRFILEYATVSGGIVISSDQYRDLYREKPEWRDTIENRLLAPTFVGNYVMFPEDPLGRNGPNLDEFLRH from the exons ATGAatactttaaataattctgTTATAATTTGCGATACACCTAAAAAATTACCTAAGAAGAAAGTTTCATTGGGAACAAGAAAGGAACAGAAGGGTGTGAAAAAGACTTTTTATGAAAGTCCTTTGAAACATATTCAATTAAG CAAAAGATGGAAACAAATACAGGCACaacgaaaattaatgaaagatGCTAAACaaattatcaataataaaaagaattcttCCTTGTTAATAAAAGAGGCATCTTTCCAAGATAGCATAATTATTTTAAGTGATAATGAAAGTGAATCAAGCAATCAAAATGATCAAAGTAACTgtacaaagaaaagaaagagaacaaAAACTCAGGAAATATTGGTACAAGATGATCAAAATTCTCAATGTTCACATGATTCAAATAAGTCTATGTGTCAAAGTGAaactgaaatagaaaaatgtccaaaaagaagaaaaaaaaattctgtatTATCTGATCCTAACGCAACTTGTCTTTTGTTATCAGATACAGAAGATTCTGAAATTGTATCTGTTGATTTAGATAATGAGAATATAG cACCAGCTTCAGGTTCTTTGAATCAGAGTTCAGATGATATTGTTGTAGTATGGTCATCTAAAAAATCATCTCCATTGTCTACAAATTATTCAGGTGGTGAAAAACCTTTGactgaagaagaaaataaaatttttatggTAGATTGTTGTCCAAATCCGGAAAACCTTAGTTTGTTAGAGTGCAATCAAGAATCAACATCTAATGAATGCGAAGAAAATACTGAAGTAAAAAAAGATAAAGGTACTGAAGATAATGAAGACACAAGCGATGAAGAACAGGATCCTAAGTATCTACCATTCAGTAAAAAGGGACTAAGATTGCCTAAAGCTCATAATATAAGTAAAACGCTTAAAATAAAGAgaccaaaaagaaaaagtgcATTTCTACAATATAGAAGAATGATGGCAAGATTCTCTAATAAAAGAATTCCAGTTACATGCACGCAAACAGCGTCTAAGTTAGTCGGTGATGAACCCTTTCAAATTATAACTGGTGTTAAAGTAACCAAATTTCAACCTCCTAGATTTGAACAACCTAGATTTGAACCACCTAGATTTGAACTATCTAACTTTGAACCACCTAGAGTTGAACCACCTAGAATCGAACCACCTAGAGTTGAACCATCTACAGATGAACTATTTGGACTTAACCCATCTAGAGTCGAACCAGCTAGCTCGAATTCGTCTGAAAAATTAAGAGACGAATCAGCTAGCTCGAATTCATCTAAAAAATTAAGGGAGATAATTATTGATGGCAACAATGTAGCTATGGC gtacaaaaataatagaatGTTTTGTGAAGAAGGAATAATGTTAGTTATGGATTATTTTCAACGACGAGGTCATGATGTAAAGGTATTTATACCCCAATACAGAAGGTCACGGACCAATCTATcacttgaaaaattatataaagaaGGGGTAGTAATTTTCACACCAAGTCGTAAAATCGGTGGCAGATCGATCGTTCCTTACGACGATAG GTTTATATTAGAGTATGCCACAGTAAGCGGAGGTATTGTTATTTCTTCGGATCAATATAGGGATTTATATCGAGAAAAACCGGAATGGCGCGATACAATCGAAAATAGATTGTTGGCACCAACATTTGTTGGAAATTATGTTATGTTTCCTGAAGATCCATTAGGCCGAAATGGCCCTAATCTCGATGAATTTTTAAGACATTAA